A stretch of Pyrenophora tritici-repentis strain M4 chromosome 7, whole genome shotgun sequence DNA encodes these proteins:
- a CDS encoding TolA, Membrane protein involved in colicin uptake: MAPIDEAIADLESRDPGEKFTLKEVAEKWGVNRSTLGRRWRRVTGPRSDGYAQQQAIGPQQELELVRYITKLTKQGLPPTREMIRNFSSEVAHQQLSESWVTRFINRHEIYLISKWTTAMDRTRHLADSESKYRLYFELLHQKITEYHLEARDIYNMDEKGFLIGMIGRSKRIFSRRQWDKKEVRASLQDGSREFLTLLACCCADGSSLPPALIYAAKNGAIRSSWVEDIKAGEHEVFVSSSLTGWSNNDVGLAWLEQVFDRYTKQRSGRWRLLILDGHGSHLTMEFIKYCDRHRILLMILPPHSTHTLQPLDVVLFKPLSQAYSNELTNHLYKAQGLIPIKKGDFFPLFWRAWQASFKQSTILKAFEATGIWPIDPNVILRRFASTPEAERSSSSGLSDHDWRKLDRLVRAAVNDSHQYEARKLRSSVHHLSVQYKLLQHENEGLKEALQHKKKHKKKGKALDLQQRQEYHGGSVFWSPRKIREARAREVVRERDKIEEKLQKAQAKKQREEVQLQRQVKLEEKRVERQRLKEIRELERAEKAAERARKVEAQHQKKATQQAQQRKRKASRAPSSKNKRQKRAMEDRARDRVASPPSPPPPKTTSRGRNVNLPQKFR, encoded by the coding sequence ATGGCTCCGATTGATGAAGCGATTGCAGATTTAGAATCGCGCGATCCAGGAGAGAAATTCACATTAAAAGAAGTTGCTGAAAAATGGGGGGTTAACCGCTCAACGCTAGGGCGAAGATGGAGGCGCGTGACAGGGCCTAGGAGCGATGGATACGCTCAGCAGCAAGCTATCGGCCCACAACAAGAGTTAGAGCTTGTACGATATATCACTAAGCTCACTAAGCAAGGCCTACCTCctacaagagagatgatcaggaatttctcatcagaagtagcccatcagcagctcagcgagagctgggttactcgcttcattaaccgacacgagatctatcttatctcaaagtggaccaccgccatggatcgtacgcgccacctggctgattctgagtcaaagtatagactctacttcgagctgctgcaccagaagatcaccgaataccacctagaggctcgagatatatacaatatggatgaaaAGGGCTTCCTTATTGGTATGATAGGCAGGAGTAAGAGGATATTtagcaggcgtcaatgggataagaaagaggttcgagcatctctccaggatggatcacgcgagtttctgacactcctggcctgctgctgcgccgatgggagctcgctgcctccagcccttatctacgcagctaaaaatggagccatacgatcgagttgggtggaggatattaaggcaggagaacatgaggtctttgtctcatcatctctaacaggctggtcaaacaatgacgtaggcctagcttggctagagcaggtgtttgatcgctatacaaagcagcgatcagggagatggcgattgctcatccttgatggccatggatctcacctcacgatggagtttatcaagtactgcgatcgccataggatcctcctcatgatccttcctccccattcgactcatacgctccagccgctcgatgtagtgctgttcaagccactctctcaagcctactccaacgagctcactaaccatctctacaaggctcaaggcctcaTTCCAATTaagaaaggagacttcttcccactcttctggAGAGCTTGGCAGGCCTCGTTTAAGCAATCAACTATATTAAAAGCGTTTGAAGCTACTGGTATATGGCCAATAGATcccaacgttatccttcgtagatttgccagcacgccagaagctgagagaagctcatcttcagggctctctgatcatgactggagaaagctcgatcggttagtacgagctgctgtcaatgatagccatcagtatgaggcaagaaagctgcgctcaagcgttcaccatctctctgtgcagtatAAGCTTTTAcagcatgagaacgagggcttaaaggaggctcttcaacataaaaagaagcataagaagaagggcaaagctcttgaccttcaacagcgccaggagtatcacggtggctctgtcttctggtctcctcgcaagatacgcgaggctcgagctagagaagtagtacgggagcgagataagatagaggagaaactccaaaaagcacaggccaagaagcagcgtgAGGAGGTtcaactgcagcgtcaagttaagctcgaggagaagcgtgtagagaggcagaggctcaaggagataagggagcttgagcgagctgagaaagcagctgaacgcgcgcgcaaagttgaagctcaacaccagaaaaaagccacccaacaagctcaacaacgcaagcgTAAAGCCTCAAGAGCGCCCTCTTCTAAgaacaagcgtcaaaaacgaGCGATGGAGGATAGAGCTCGCGATAGAGTTGCATCTCCTCCAtcgcctccaccaccaaagaccacatcacgtggccgcaacgtcaacctcccacaAAAATTCAGATAG
- a CDS encoding GlcD, FAD-FMN-containing dehydrogenase: MKSLISFSTFVAAISVQADVFEPTDFNVTQALIENGVDVSAVPQLLRLAEQTPLNGCFIACFALKAVYGNNTILSNQTLPYNAFLGTYWSGQQADIEPLCVFEPAKATEVSSMVLISRLTQCPFAVRGGSHAAFAGASNIKGGITVSMKKFNTIAPSIDGKYADVGPGNRWFDVYTALEKHGLGVVGGRIATVGVPGLILGGGISFFSNKLGWACDNVAAYEVVTACGRIVTATPTDYPELFWALRGGSGNFGIVTNFKLDAFPLGLMWGGQRIFLESNFTGVLDALYDFAVTGSSTDTDAAEIASFGYVPSLGGKISAVNTQYAKPVAHPPIFDPIRALKPIADDTSFGSLANLTAKMNNNRADEDLGLRQTFWDISLKVDRELYSFLVDTFYTNFPIIQSVESILPFISIQAITEGQLKGMQKNGGNALGLGPVDGPLFIMSMSAWWAKASDDAAVMNFFSTVTKTVKAYAKSKNLDNGFIYINYASTYQDPLASYGSANVQKLIAISKKFDPMQVFQNLSPGYFKLGQGAPDKNMP, encoded by the exons ATGAAGTCATTAATATCTTTTAGTACCTTCGTCGCGGCGATATCAGTGCAGGCTGATGTCTTCGAGCCTACAGACTTCAATGTGACGCAGGCACTCATTGAGAATGGCGTAGATGTTTCCGCTGTACCTCAGCTCTTGAGGCTTGCCGAGCAAACTCCCCTCAACGGTTGCTTCATTGCT TGTTTTGCTTTGAAGGCTGTGTATGGAAATAATACAATACTGTCGAACCAAACTTTACCGTACAATGCCTTCCTAGGCACCTATTGGTCGGGTCAACAggcagacatcgagccaTTATGCGTCTTCGAGCCAGCAAAAGCAACCGAAGTATCATCCATGGTCCTGATCTCTCGATTGACCCAATGCCCGTTTGCCGTCAGGGGAGGCAGTCATGCTGCCTTCGCAGGAGCATCAAACATTAAAGGTGGCATCACGGTCTCGATGAAGAAGTTCAATACCATCGCACCATCCATTGATGGGAAATACGCTGACGTCGGCCCTGGAAACCGGTGGTTTGATGTTTACACAGCACTTGAGAAGCATGGTCTCGGCGTTGTTGGGGGTAGA ATCGCTACAGTTGGTGTTCCTGGTCTCATTCTTGGAGGCGGAATCTCGTTCTTTTCTAACAAATTGGGCTGGGCATGTGACAATGTTGCTGCTTACGAAGTCGTTACGGCTTGTGGCCGTATTGTGACCGCTACTCCTACGGATTACCCCGAATTGTTCTGGGCTTTGCGTGGTGGCAGTGGCAATTTCGGCATTGTTACTAACTTCAAATTGGACGCGTTTCCCCTGGGCCTAATGTGGGGAGGTCAGCGTATTTTCTTAGAGAGTAACTTTACTGGTGTACTCGATGCTCTATACGACTTTGCTGTCACCGGCTCCTCCACAGATACCGATGCTGCTGAGATTGCG TCATTCGGCTACGTTCCTTCGCTCGGAGGGAAGATCAGTGCTGTGAATACGCAATATGCGAAACCTGTTGCCCACCCCCCAATCTTCGACCCTATCCGTGCGCTCAAACCCATCGCAGACGACACCTCATTCGGCTCACTTGCCAATCTGACTGCGAAGATGAACAACAACAGAGCAGATGAGGACCTTGGGTTACGCCAGACCTTCTGGGACATCTCTCTCAAAGTTGATCGCGAACTTTACTCCTTCCTCGTTGATACCTTCTATACGAACTTTCCCATTATTCAGTCCGTCGAGAGTATCTTGCCATTCATCTCGATCCAGGCCATCACCGAAGGTCAACTCAAAGGCATGCAAAAGAACGGCGGCAACGCTCTGGGTCTTGGTCCAGTAGACGGCCCTTTGTTCATCATGAGCATGAGTGCGTGGTGGGCCAAAGCTTCAGATGATGCTGCCGTGATGAATTTCTTCTCAACGGTCACGAAGACAGTTAAGGCATATGCAAAGAGTAAGAACTTGGACAACGGCTTCATTTATATCAATTACGCTAGTACATACCAGGACCCGCTCGCTAGTTATGGGTCGGCTAATGTCCAGAAGTTAATCGCTATCAGTAAGAAATTTGACCCGATGCAGGTATTCCAGAACCTCTCTCCAGGGTACTTCAAGCTGGGCCAGGGAGCCCCAGACAAGAATATGCCATAA
- a CDS encoding putative lysine acetyltransferase protein, whose translation MVGTSDDDLPSSSSRDLVLRHPTLEECVAIWKNSSVAWVESLTPSLYLEESLYLTTVPVARDGGLTIWILVHKDQAPGERHILCSCESFYKRSLTSDSNGVVSDNMVHTIASVFCAPPYRRRGYASRMMSEMAKVLYKWQKETLPCMGTTLYSDIGKEYYAQLGWHPNATNLHVEIQPEAISWPSIAKPVTEEDLEGLCRRDEVIVRSRMAVPTEEIKTRFTIIPDLDNMYWHFAKETFACNHLFGKLPTVKGAIVGSPGNQMWALWAHRYYGRHDVEPKNNVLYILRLVLEIDETATRLPSDAAKRPAQEVYEEQVESLKAILQAAQAEASEWKLDVVRLWDPSPLVSELMDRTGIQHTIVERGEESIASLLWYDTDGSIAKDTPLWVNNEHYSWQ comes from the coding sequence ATGGTCGGTACCTCGGATGACGATCTACCGTCCTCGAGCAGCCGCGACCTTGTCCTCCGACATCCTACCCTGGAGGAGTGTGTCGCCATTTGGAAGAACAGTTCTGTTGCATGGGTCGAATCGCTCACGCCCTCTCTGTATCTGGAAGAGTCGTTGTACCTTACTACGGTTCCCGTGGCCCGTGATGGAGGACTGACCATCTGGATACTTGTCCACAAGGACCAAGCTCCTGGCGAGCGTCACATCCTATGTTCTTGCGAAAGCTTCTACAAGCGTTCCCTCACCAGTGACAGCAACGGTGTAGTCAGCGATAATATGGTCCACACGATCGCTAGTGTATTTTGCGCCCCACCATATCGTCGTCGGGGTTATGCATCGCGCATGATGAGTGAAATGGCCAAGGTGCTATACAAATGGCAAAAGGAGACTCTACCATGCATGGGTACTACCCTATACTCTGACATTGGAAAAGAGTATTACGCCCAACTAGGGTGGCACCCGAACGCGACGAATCTTCATGTTGAGATTCAACCAGAAGCTATCTCATGGCCGTCAATCGCTAAGCCAGTCACCGAAGAAGACCTCGAAGGCTTGTGTAGGCGCGACGAAGTCATCGTTCGATCTCGCATGGCTGTACCTACAGAAGAGATCAAGACGCGGTTCACAATCATCCCAGATTTGGATAATATGTACTGGCATTTCGCAAAGGAGACCTTTGCCTGTAACCATCTCTTTGGAAAGTTACCAACGGTAAAAGGCGCCATAGTCGGTTCACCAGGCAATCAGATGTGGGCACTTTGGGCACACCGGTACTATGGCCGTCACGACGTCGAACCCAAAAACAATGTATTATACATACTGCGCTTAGTCTTGGAGATCGACGAGACTGCCACGAGGCTTCCTTCAGATGCTGCAAAACGACCCGCTCAAGAGGTGTACGAGGAACAAGTCGAGTCTCTAAAAGCTATACTACAAGCTGCGCAGGCCGAAGCTAGTGAATGGAAGCTGGATGTCGTCAGATTGTGGGACCCATCGCCCTTAGTATCGGAGTTAATGGACCGAACTGGAATCCAGCACACTATCGTGGAACGTGGAGAAGAGAGCATTGCTAGTCTGTTGTGGTATGACACTGATGGCAGTATCGCCAAAGATACGCCCTTGTGGGTTAATAACGAGCATTATTCATGGCAGTAG
- a CDS encoding UPF0029 domain containing protein, giving the protein MSANTAIQDEVTSLNAIFDEGTLSPIEQDARVYSLRLPYLPSITLRIEFPADYPDAPPSILGTQSVGQDVPKGMGNRAVEVVRNVLAKIYQPGDACVYDLVEEAREALEQAEEQGDLQLHDQHETKHSEEDGSSRGTADVSIDLGPEPPWVVAPALTEKKSVFLARVAPVSSPAQARQYVAHLLATDKKAARATHNMTAWRIKGPNDTSYQDCDDDGETAAGSRMLHLMQLMDVWNVMVIVTRWYGGILLGPDRFRIINTAAREALVLGGYTKEGKDGDEKKKGKK; this is encoded by the coding sequence ATGTCCGCCAACACCGCCATTCAGGACGAAGTCACGTCTCTTAACGCCATCTTCGACGAAGGTACCTTGTCACCTATTGAGCAAGATGCGAGAGTCTATAGCTTGCGACTACCGTATCTGCCATCAATCACCCTTCGCATAGAATTTCCAGCAGACTACCCAGATGCCCCGCCATCGATACTAGGCACTCAGAGCGTCGGGCAGGATGTACCCAAGGGCATGGGTAATCGTGCAGTTGAAGTAGTCAGAAATGTTCTGGCAAAGATATATCAACCCGGCGACGCGTGCGTCTATGATCTCGTCGAGGAAGCAAGAGAAGCGTTAGAGCAAGCGGAAGAACAAGGAGACCTCCAGCTGCACGACCAGCATGAAACTAAACACTCCGAGGAAGATGGATCTTCACGTGGTACTGCTGATGTATCTATCGATCTTGGACCAGAACCGCCCTGGGTTGTTGCACCTGCCCTTACCGAGAAGAAGTCAGTCTTCCTAGCTCGTGTGGCTCCGGTGTCGTCCCCCGCCCAAGCTAGACAGTATGTTGCGCATCTCTTAGCGACAGACAAGAAGGCTGCTCGTGCCACTCACAATATGACTGCCTGGCGAATCAAAGGCCCCAACGACACGAGCTATCAAGATTGTGATGACGACGGCGAGACTGCGGCTGGGTCACGCATGCTGCACTTGATGCAACTGATGGATGTATGGAACGTTATGGTTATCGTCACAAGATGGTATGGCGGCATCCTATTAGGTCCCGATCGCTTCCGTATTATCAACACGGCGGCAAGAGAAGCGTTGGTCTTGGGTGGTTATACCAAAGAGGGTAAAGACGGCGATGAGAAAAAGAAAGGGAAAAAATAG
- a CDS encoding Drf-FH1 multi-domain protein has product MDLVQIVSDALHTDKFHRRGAMKGLLSQESWGFTLELIEHVATCIKEGGTSFERKLKALINCWTVNSLMSTEGLQACREKAKETLFLAQGGTVAPKRKYLLPEYHGDKTAPWYELPASYMLEPMIRHPRSPIDPAQIKIQKFDKKPASPHVRNLLDNYFENIDLQYKPTGDNPTGETTKHRLSLDPIGQLVKQDKNTGEKVIVANGYGWSPKFCQDMQAHGFPESIKIAREDNERMGDTDAIVPVPVPRRDGRDDRWRQQTPSDSRRYSRSPSRRSSVSSYDSPSRPRRSRSPRDRTRNRGMASPRPNQRAPDQRGHGQGNESRGPGNNQYPAPPRAAPSGQQYTQPPAPQPGQFQGQFGIPTPPFGVPPPPPVQSQGRGGFMPPPPSMSHNVAWPPPPPNMNAPPNGPQHGNQYGNNFGQGNNAGYGNNTGYGNRGGYGNNGAYGQNRSGSPGGRGYHRGGYNNRGGWRGNGRSRY; this is encoded by the coding sequence ATGGACCTTGTACAGATTGTCAGCGACGCGCTCCACACTGACAAGTTTCATCGCCGTGGCGCAATGAAGGGACTTCTTTCGCAAGAATCTTGGGGTTTCACCCTTGAGCTCATCGAGCATGTCGCCACATGCATCAAGGAGGGAGGCACAAGCTTCGAAAGGAAGCTGAAAGCACTCATCAACTGCTGGACTGTCAACAGCCTTATGAGCACCGAGGGACTGCAAGCCTGCCGAGAGAAGGCAAAGGAAACATTGTTCTTGGCGCAAGGTGGCACCGTGGCCCCCAAGCGCAAGTATCTCCTACCAGAATACCATGGCGACAAGACTGCCCCATGGTACGAGCTCCCCGCCTCGTACATGCTCGAGCCAATGATCAGGCACCCAAGGAGTCCTATCGACCCGGCCCAGATCAAGATCCAGAAGTTCGATAAGAAGCCCGCCAGCCCCCATGTGCGCAACCTGCTGGACAACTACTTCGAGAATATCGATCTTCAATACAAACCGACGGGCGATAACCCAACCGGCGAGACGACCAAGCACAGACTGTCACTGGACCCTATTGGTCAGTTAGTCAAGCAAGACAAAAACACGGGCGAGAAGGTTATAGTAGCGAATGGCTACGGATGGTCTCCGAAGTTCTGTCAAGACATGCAGGCTCATGGGTTTCCAGAGAGTATCAAGATTGCACGGGAAGACAACGAGCGTATGGGAGATACAGATGCCATCGTACCCGTACCCGTACCACGTCGCGACGGCCGAGACGATCGTTGGCGCCAACAGACGCCTTCAGACTCACGAAGATACAGTCGCAGTCCCAGTCGCCGTAGTTCCGTATCCTCGTATGACAGTCCATCCCGTCCTAGACGTTCAAGGTCTCCTCGCGATCGAACACGGAATCGCGGCATGGCCTCGCCTAGGCCTAACCAGAGGGCGCCTGATCAGCGCGGTCATGGTCAGGGTAACGAGAGTAGAGGACCAGGTAACAACCAGTATCCGGCACCGCCCAGGGCAGCTCCCAGCGGACAGCAGTACACTCAGCCACCGGCTCCGCAGCCGGGCCAGTTTCAAGGACAGTTCGGCATTCCCACTCCTCCGTTCGGCGTTCCCCCACCTCCTCCAGTGCAGTCACAAGGACGTGGTGGTTTCATGCCGCCTCCCCCTTCTATGAGTCACAACGTCGCATGGCCACCTCCGCCTCCAAACATGAATGCGCCGCCGAACGGCCCGCAGCATGGCAATCAATACGGTAACAACTTTGGCCAGGGCAATAACGCAGGTTACGGCAACAACACTGGTTATGGTAACCGAGGTGGCTATGGTAACAACGGCGCATACGGCCAGAACCGCAGCGGCTCTCCAGGTGGACGTGGTTATCATCGCGGGGGATACAACAACAGGGGTGGATGGAGGGGCAATGGCCGTAGTAGATATTGA
- a CDS encoding HDA2-3 multi-domain protein: MTPRKRPKYVNSSDSEPQSPIFWEADCILAERVVGGVRKYHIKWKGIDPATGKPWPTSWEPEGNANGLLLADWNQKKALRADASTVEQSRTRGPSEQQQEAEPSRRIRNSHVIDSSPECDRFASSTAPSTPVHSRGSSASVTAPSTHISPHIRIVPRGESLERDDYELFSQLASTQDKSIVPDSQSSTSEASFVPITQRSEFTTQQSTNTNESYLEEVTEDSGLLDILQEAASRAASPAVSIPETIPDTAAENSQTQRQELDKPGTLQFVQPSVEVTHVSGQHRDDVDEQEVAQVADSQRQDNELPVHQDTTLEPWTIASQPQCDQQQESYISHEQSFGQVEASASTGFVHSADITISTDPATTVLGDKNAERLQGSDAISNTVQIRLGRVDDASQPLVSHQAIVRGDSQGRLTESSVSDRSQHLLREEQNAQFIPLELLEAELSSQEDTTQSIRPTIEKDYCTHRASSESRHDSSQESPDQPCRSLDQSASPIPYSPSYSLRTQHSPPPRPFTPVRTSSLSIMAGESTAEIVKRQLDEALAKALAENPFTPRKRFNKASFMASIKAPESLATTTTNSPTPSSKQIKANEGTRSPSAVPDHSPITHVPTSLRNVAYAPPAEETTIAVSVAPPEPVEVEAAVSAEPTVPPVPISIVSEDMEVSDADDEDNESLLNDEVDLAEQEYIVPLYIQGRQRNMYTQSIADKKDVLDQFLKNHRHFNPVTQIEDFLSYLRAIETHIDLTFAEAGTSFQDEASATQVEHVHDWTLENATKFLFLHTLFHRLRDDEPPKHLVLVTEKDDDELFKILKTFFEAEYINFNMPTRNHRADRADVVGNLLVTIIPNNTSPVLRPADLIVCLDGVQDATQIRRKNWAKSSDRNVVPVVHLVIPRTVGHIERYVLASLDQRNRLHTILATLAQLRPDIGSAIDDTTPQPTVCAELVASWIKDQTEGAEQSWPIPSIGSFKEIIQFQTQFSQASTDSPAAPERIKRPLDNEDLDPAKRMRFTPQPQPVSSSIDKEPEITHISDSMPGTALDEPDFRVRLAQLEEAYRKEYESRKAEERRFREHEESWDRQQTIHENLAREYRILVNKLHDTEAKLETQTKQNATLTERLTSRTTEVRELKGQLAEQRATHLLSPENQIAEITNLRNLLAAAVEEKDRAVKASSTANKTLQYTSEVYRDAQTAASTSTARITDLEAENAELSKAASGEAVKLKELHLGRSYALLEEKVKNLTAELAIVKKALHTKEEEVLRLRTVGRPGIGTRGTSATPQPKIRSRAGSPSLTGGRVANLRNG, from the exons ATGACGCCTCGAAAACGACCCAAATACGTCAATTCCAGCGACAGCGAACCACAAAGCCCGATATTTTGGGAGGCAGATTGTATCCTGGCTGAGCGAGTAGTGGGCGGCGTACGAAAGTACCATATCAAATGGAAAGGGATTGACCCAGCTACCGGAAAACCGTGGCCGACAAGTTGGGAGCCAGAGGGCAACGCGAACGGGCTGCTGCTTGCAGACTGGAACCAGAAGAAGGCATTACGTGCAGACGCCAGCACTGTCGAACAAAGCAGAACAAGGGGACCATCTGAGCAGCAGCAAGAAGCGGAACCATCACGGCGCATTCGCAACTCGCACGTTATAGACAGCAGCCCGGAGTGCGACCGCTTTGCCTCATCTACAGCGCCCTCAACACCTGTTCATAGTAGAGGTAGCAGCGCAAGTGTCACAGCTCCTTCGACCCATATCTCGCCGCATATAAGAATCGTACCACGCGGCGAGAGCCTAGAGAGAGACGATTACGAGCTCTTCTCGCAGCTTGCGTCGACACAGGATAAGA GCATTGTCCCAGACTCGCAGAGCTCCACCAGTGAAGCGAGCTTTGTCCCCATCACGCAGCGCTCAGAATTCACCACTCAGCAGAGCACCAACACCAACGAATCCTATCTGGAAGAGGTGACAGAAGACTCG GGTCTGCTCGACATTCTTCAAGAAGCCGCCTCGCGCGCCGCCTCGCCCGCTGTATCGATACCGGAAACCATCCCAGACACGGCTGCTGAAAATTCGCAAACCCAACGCCAGGAACTAGACAAGCCAGGCACACTTCAATTCGTGCAGCCTTCTGTAGAGGTGACACATGTGTCGGGCCAGCATCGTGACGACGTAGACGAACAGGAAGTTGCGCAAGTAGCCGATAGCCAGCGCCAAGACAACGAGCTTCCGGTACATCAAGACACCACGCTCGAGCCTTGGACAATTGCATCGCAACCGCAGTGCGACCAACAACAAGAATCATATATTTCGCACGAGCAGAGCTTTGGCCAAGTTGAAGCAAGCGCCTCGACAGGATTTGTCCATAGCGCAGACATAACAATCTCGACGGATCCCGCAACTACTGTGCTCGGTGATAAAAACGCCGAACGACTCCAAGGAAGCGACGCCATCAGCAATACAGTGCAAATCCGTCTTGGTCGGGTAGACGACGCGTCGCAGCCTCTAGTATCCCACCAAGCCATCGTGCGTGGGGACAGCCAGGGACGCCTAACCGAATCTTCGGTATCCGACCGTTCCCAACATCTGCTCCGCGAAGAACAGAACGCACAATTTATTCCTCTTGAGCTTCTTGAAGCAGAATTAAGCTCCCAGGAGGACACTACCCAAAGCATACGCCCGACAATCGAAAAGGACTACTGCACACACAGAGCAAGTTCAGAGTCCCGGCACGACTCGTCGCAAGAGAGCCCTGATCAGCCCTGTCGATCATTGGACCAAAGTGCTTCCCCAATCCCTTATTCACCAAGTTATTCTCTGAGAACGCAACACTCGCCCCCTCCACGTCCATTTACCCCTGTCCGCACATCGTCTCTGTCTATCATGGCGGGCGAAAGCACTGCAGAGATTGTCAAGCGGCAGTTGGATGAAGCATTGGCCAAGGCGTTGGCAGAAAATCCATTTACACCAAGGAAACGCTTCAACAAGGCGTCATTTATGGCTTCTATCAAAGCACCAGAGAGTCTGGCTACTACCACGACCAATTCCCCGACACCCTCAAGCAAGCAAATCAAGGCGAATGAGGGCACAAGATCACCCTCAGCTGTGCCAGACCACTCACCTATCACCCACGTCCCCACATCGCTGAGAAATGTCGCTTATGCACCTCCTGCCGAGGAAACTACGATTGCGGTATCGGTTGCTCCGCCAGAGCCCGTAGAGGTCGAAGCCGCAGTCTCAGCTGAGCCTACAGTGCCACCAGTACCTATATCAATAGTGTCTGAGGACATGGAAGTCAGCGATGCTGATGACGAAGACAATGAAAGCTTATTAAATGATGAGGTAGATCTCGCAGAGCAAGAGTACATCGTTCCTTTGTACATTCAGGGCCGACAGCGAAACATGTATACACAGTCTATTGCAGACAAGAAAGATGTGCTTGATCAATTTCTCAAAAATCACCGCCATTTCAACCCTGTTACGCAGATTGAAGACTTTCTGTCTTATCTCCGGGCAATAGAAACGCACATCGATCTTACATTCGCCGAAGCTGGAACGAGCTTTCAAGACGAGGCTTCGGCCACGCAGGTCGAACACGTCCATGACTGGACACTGGAAAACGCCACCAAATTTTTATTTCTACACACGCTCTTCCACAGGTTGCGGGATGACGAGCCACCAAAACATCTAGTGCTGGTCACTGAGAAGGATGACGATGAGCTCTTCAAGATTCTCAAGACCTTCTTCGAAGCCGAGTACATCAACTTCAACATGCCTACGAGAAACCACCGCGCAGATCGAGCGGACGTTGTAGGTAATTTGCTCGTCACGATTATTCCAAATAATACATCACCTGTCCTACGACCTGCAGATCTTATCGTCTGTCTAGATGGTGTCCAGGATGCGACACAGATCCGGAGGAAAAACTGGGCTAAATCTTCCGATCGGAACGTTGTGCCGGTAGTACACCTCGTCATTCCTAGGACTGTTGGTCATATTGAGCGCTATGTATTGGCGTCTTTGGACCAAAGGAATCGACTGCATACCATTTTAGCGACCTTAGCACAGCTGCGACCGGATATTGGCAGCGCTATTGATGACACAACGCCACAACCTACTGTCTGTGCTGAGTTGGTCGCCAGTTGGATCAAAGACCAGACAGAGGGGGCAGAGCAGAGCTGGCCTATACCGTCTATCGGAAGCTTCAAGGAAATCATTCAATTCCAAACGCAATTTTCTCAGGCCTCCACAGACTCCCCAGCAGCACCAGAGCGCATCAAGCGGCCACTA GATAATGAGGACCTCGATCCCGCAAAGCGCATGCGCTTCACGCCTCAGCCACAGCCAGTATCTAGCTCGATCGACAAGGAACCTGAGATCACTCATATAAGTGACTCGATGCCTGGCACAGCACTTGACGAGCCAGATTTTCGCGTCCGACTGGCCCAACTGGAAGAAGCCTACAGAAAAGAGTACGAAAGCCGCAAAGCTGAAGAAAGGCGTTTCCGCGAACACGAGGAGTCATGGGACAGACAACAAACCATCCACGAGAATCTCGCACGCGAATACCGGATCCTAGTCAACAAACTACATGACACAGAGGCAAAGCTCGAGACGCAGACCAAGCAAAACGCCACCCTCACCGAGCGCCTCACCTCGCGAACGACAGAAGTGCGCGAGCTAAAGGGGCAGCTCGCAGAGCAGCGTGCAACGCATCTCCTCTCGCCCGAAAACCAAATCGCCGAAATTACTAATCTGCGTAATCTACTAGCCGCTGCGGTCGAAGAAAAAGACCGTGCAGTAAAAGCCTCATCCACCGCCAACAAGACGTTACAATACACATCAGAAGTCTACCGCGACGCCCAAACAGCAGCCTCGACGTCCACGGCCCGCATCACCGACCTCGAGGCTGAAAACGCTGAACTAAGCAAGGCGGCGTCGGGCGAAGCAGTCAAGTTGAAGGAGTTGCACCTTGGTCGTAGCTATGCCCTCCTCGAGGAGAAAGTCAAGAACTTGACCGCTGAGCTTGCGATTGTGAAAAAGGCGCTGCATACCAAGGAAGAAGAGGTACTCAGGCTGAGAACCGTGGGCCGACCTGGTATTGGTACCAGAGGCACGAGTGCGACGCCTCAACCGAAGATTCGGAGTAGAGCTGGTAGTCCCAGTTTGACGGGCGGTAGGGTTGCTAATTTGAGGAATGGGTGA